The Proteus vulgaris genome has a segment encoding these proteins:
- the hrpA_1 gene encoding ATP-dependent RNA helicase HrpA, giving the protein MTLSSAMLYQEIEQLSLREQQRLRKRLRGVAKINNEESKQAVLSAIKDDITTAQQMIIRRRATCPEITYPENLPVSQKKDAIYNAIKDNQVVIIAGETGSGKTTQIPKICLELGRGIKGFIGHTQPRRLAARSVAERIAHELKSTLGEAVGYKVRFSDHVGDNSLVKLMTDGILLAELQQDKLLLQYDTIIIDEAHERSLNIDFILGYLKQLLPKRPDLKVIITSATIDPERFSKHFSQAPIIEVSGRTYPVEVRYRPIGGDELDSDKDMTDGIIDAIDELSRESAGDILIFMSGEREIRDTADALNKLQLRHTEVLPLFARLSNSEQNRIFHPHNGRRIILATNVAETSLTVPGIKYVIDTGFARVSRYSYRTKVQRLPIEPISQASANQRKGRCGRVSDGICIRLYSEDDFISRAEFTDPEILRTNLASVILQMTSIGLGDISAFPFVQPPDKRNIQDGVRLLEELGALQEGTDHNGAYRLTPMGKQLAQLPIDPRLARMVLEARKYGAVKELMVITSALSIQDPRERPMDKQQASDEKHRRFQDKDSDFLSFLNMWDYLKTQQKELSHSQFRKLCRQEFLNFMRVREWQDVYTQLRQVVKELGFPVNSEPADFRSIHVALLSGLLSHIGQKDTDKQEFTGARNARFSIYPGSGLFKKPPKWTMVAELVETSRLWGRIGSSGRTRMD; this is encoded by the coding sequence GTGACATTATCATCTGCCATGCTCTATCAAGAAATAGAGCAATTATCGTTGCGGGAGCAGCAACGATTAAGAAAACGTCTACGTGGCGTCGCTAAAATTAATAATGAAGAGTCTAAACAAGCGGTATTAAGTGCAATTAAAGACGATATCACAACAGCACAACAGATGATAATTCGCCGTCGTGCTACTTGTCCTGAAATTACTTACCCAGAAAACCTTCCTGTTAGTCAAAAGAAAGATGCTATTTATAATGCAATAAAAGATAACCAAGTTGTTATTATTGCAGGAGAAACTGGCTCAGGTAAAACAACACAGATCCCTAAAATCTGTCTTGAATTAGGGCGAGGGATCAAGGGTTTTATTGGGCATACTCAACCGCGCCGTTTAGCTGCGCGTTCAGTGGCTGAACGTATTGCTCATGAGTTAAAGAGTACGTTAGGAGAAGCGGTAGGTTATAAGGTCCGTTTTAGCGATCATGTTGGTGATAACTCGCTCGTTAAGTTAATGACAGATGGTATTTTATTAGCAGAATTACAGCAAGATAAGCTGTTATTACAATATGACACTATCATTATTGATGAAGCCCATGAACGTAGCTTAAATATCGATTTTATTCTTGGCTATTTAAAGCAACTATTACCTAAACGCCCTGATTTAAAAGTTATTATTACTTCTGCAACCATCGATCCTGAGCGTTTTTCTAAACACTTTAGCCAAGCTCCAATTATTGAGGTTTCAGGTAGAACTTATCCTGTTGAAGTGAGATATCGCCCAATTGGTGGTGATGAACTTGATAGCGATAAGGATATGACTGATGGGATTATCGATGCTATTGATGAATTAAGTCGAGAAAGTGCGGGTGATATTCTTATTTTTATGAGTGGTGAACGAGAAATTCGCGATACTGCTGATGCGCTGAATAAGTTACAGCTTCGCCATACTGAAGTATTACCTTTATTTGCCCGTTTATCGAATAGTGAACAGAATCGTATTTTTCACCCCCACAATGGCAGACGCATTATTTTAGCAACCAACGTTGCCGAAACTTCATTAACTGTACCGGGCATTAAATACGTTATTGATACCGGTTTTGCGCGTGTCAGTCGTTATAGTTATCGTACTAAAGTACAACGACTTCCAATAGAACCTATTTCTCAAGCTTCAGCAAATCAAAGAAAAGGGCGTTGTGGTCGTGTTTCTGATGGCATTTGTATTCGTCTTTATTCAGAAGATGATTTTATTTCTCGTGCTGAATTTACTGATCCTGAAATATTAAGAACTAATCTTGCATCTGTTATTTTGCAAATGACCTCAATAGGATTAGGTGATATTAGTGCGTTCCCATTTGTACAGCCACCTGATAAACGTAATATTCAAGATGGTGTTCGATTATTAGAAGAGCTAGGTGCATTACAAGAGGGAACAGATCATAATGGTGCTTATCGTTTAACCCCTATGGGAAAACAACTTGCACAACTTCCTATTGATCCTCGTTTAGCAAGAATGGTACTTGAAGCGCGTAAATATGGTGCTGTTAAAGAGTTGATGGTCATTACTTCCGCACTTTCAATTCAAGATCCTCGTGAAAGACCAATGGATAAACAGCAAGCTTCTGATGAGAAACATCGGCGCTTCCAAGATAAAGATTCTGATTTCTTGTCTTTTTTAAACATGTGGGATTATTTGAAAACTCAACAAAAAGAGTTGAGTCATTCCCAGTTTAGAAAATTGTGTCGCCAAGAATTCTTAAACTTTATGCGAGTTCGAGAGTGGCAAGATGTTTATACGCAATTGCGACAAGTTGTGAAAGAATTAGGTTTTCCAGTCAATAGTGAACCTGCCGATTTTAGAAGTATTCACGTAGCACTACTAAGTGGTTTATTGTCGCATATTGGGCAAAAAGATACGGATAAACAAGAGTTTACTGGCGCAAGGAATGCTCGTTTTTCTATTTATCCAGGCTCAGGTTTATTCAAAAAACCGCCTAAATGGACAATGGTAGCGGAGCTAGTCGAAACATCTCGTTTATGGGGGAGAATTGGCAGCTCGGGTCGAACCAGAATGGATTGA
- the hrpA_2 gene encoding ATP-dependent RNA helicase HrpA: protein MAARVEPEWIEPIAEHLVKHHYSEPHWSKAQGAVMANEKVTLYGLPIVASRPINYSQIDPLLCRELFIRHALVEGDWLTRHAFFRDNLKLRTEVEELEHKSRRRDILVDDETMFTFYDQRIPQDVVSSRHFDKWWKEAQKASPDLLNFEKSMLIKDDAKRVSALDYPNYWQQDNLKLRLTYQFEPGTAADGVTVHIPLPILNQVKNEGFDWQIPGIRHELIVALIKSLPKPIRRNFVPAPNYASAFLERVPQVEGDLLDRLEKELRRMTGVMVDRESWQLDQVADHLKMTFRVVGDKNKTLAESKDLNKLKENLKEKVQETLSAVADDGIEQQNLHIWSFGDLPQRYEQKRGGYSVKAYPALVDEKNSVGIKLFETETEQQASMWEGVRRLLLLNIPSPIKYLHEKLPNKAKLGLYFNPYGKVLDLIDDCISCGVDKLMASYGGLIWQEDEYQKLQEYVRAELNDAVVEIAKQVESILTQVFAINKRLKGRVDISVAFALSDIKAQLGLLVFPGFVTSHGWKRLADIPRYLSAIEKRMEKLAIDPNRDRAQMSRVENVIQQWQQWLGKLTEKQKQQDDVQNIRWMIEELRVSLFAQQIGTPYPISDKRILQAIEQINFN, encoded by the coding sequence TTGGCAGCTCGGGTCGAACCAGAATGGATTGAACCTATTGCTGAACATTTGGTGAAACATCACTATAGTGAACCCCATTGGTCAAAAGCGCAAGGCGCTGTAATGGCTAATGAAAAAGTGACATTGTATGGTTTGCCTATCGTTGCTTCTCGGCCTATAAATTACAGCCAAATTGATCCGCTTTTATGTCGTGAGCTTTTTATTCGCCACGCGTTAGTGGAGGGAGATTGGCTAACTCGCCATGCATTTTTCCGTGACAATTTAAAATTACGGACAGAAGTTGAAGAGTTAGAGCATAAATCTCGTCGTCGAGACATTCTTGTCGATGATGAAACAATGTTTACCTTCTACGATCAGCGAATACCTCAGGACGTCGTTTCGTCTCGTCATTTTGATAAATGGTGGAAAGAGGCACAAAAGGCATCACCTGATCTGCTTAACTTTGAAAAAAGTATGCTTATCAAAGATGATGCTAAACGAGTTAGTGCATTAGATTATCCGAACTATTGGCAACAAGATAATTTAAAATTACGTCTCACTTACCAATTTGAGCCTGGTACTGCGGCTGATGGTGTCACCGTTCATATTCCATTACCTATTTTAAATCAGGTAAAAAATGAAGGGTTTGATTGGCAAATTCCGGGTATTCGTCATGAATTAATAGTGGCTTTAATTAAATCATTACCAAAACCTATCCGTCGTAATTTTGTACCAGCACCTAATTATGCTTCTGCATTTTTAGAGCGAGTACCTCAAGTTGAAGGTGATTTGCTTGATAGACTTGAAAAAGAGTTACGTCGAATGACTGGGGTGATGGTTGATAGAGAAAGTTGGCAACTTGATCAAGTTGCCGATCACTTAAAAATGACATTCCGTGTTGTAGGTGATAAAAATAAAACGTTAGCAGAAAGTAAAGATCTTAATAAGTTAAAAGAGAATTTAAAGGAAAAAGTGCAAGAAACGTTATCGGCGGTGGCTGATGATGGTATCGAGCAGCAAAACCTACATATTTGGAGTTTTGGTGATTTACCACAGCGATATGAGCAAAAACGCGGTGGTTATTCAGTGAAGGCTTATCCTGCTTTAGTTGATGAAAAAAACAGTGTAGGCATTAAGCTTTTTGAAACAGAAACTGAACAACAAGCATCAATGTGGGAAGGGGTACGACGGTTATTATTATTAAATATTCCTTCTCCGATTAAATACTTGCATGAAAAATTACCAAATAAAGCAAAGTTGGGTCTTTATTTTAATCCTTATGGCAAGGTGCTCGATTTAATTGATGATTGTATCTCCTGTGGTGTTGATAAGCTCATGGCGTCTTATGGTGGTTTAATTTGGCAAGAAGACGAATATCAAAAGCTACAAGAGTATGTCAGGGCAGAGCTAAATGATGCTGTGGTTGAAATAGCAAAACAAGTTGAATCAATTCTAACGCAAGTTTTTGCCATCAATAAACGTTTAAAAGGGCGGGTTGATATTAGTGTTGCTTTTGCATTATCTGATATTAAAGCCCAACTTGGTCTGTTAGTTTTTCCTGGTTTTGTTACCTCTCATGGTTGGAAGCGCCTTGCTGATATCCCTCGTTATTTAAGTGCAATTGAAAAACGAATGGAAAAATTGGCTATTGATCCTAATCGTGATCGTGCACAAATGAGTCGAGTTGAAAATGTTATACAGCAATGGCAACAGTGGTTAGGCAAACTGACTGAAAAACAAAAACAGCAAGACGATGTACAAAATATTCGCTGGATGATAGAGGAGTTAAGAGTGAGTCTATTTGCCCAGCAGATAGGAACACCTTATCCAATATCAGATAAACGGATATTGCAGGCAATAGAACAAATTAATTTTAACTAA
- a CDS encoding fimbrial subunit, protein MKKSILSIFILSTAFLSTQSNATEYEKNSVGIVNIKGQITATPSCILQPIAEIQLPNVQENNFTLSNLANVEAKEINIIFENCTQELNNIKLRVQNQGKSTLENTVISKDNGSNVSVAILDTTGSEIDLAQENNTQFKAKIDQVTHMASYKFYANYKKPDNIDATPGKVITSLNFDVIYSDVADQG, encoded by the coding sequence ATGAAAAAAAGCATACTCTCAATATTTATTCTATCTACGGCTTTTTTATCAACTCAATCAAATGCTACTGAATATGAAAAAAACAGTGTAGGTATAGTTAATATTAAAGGCCAAATAACAGCAACACCTAGTTGCATATTACAACCAATAGCTGAAATTCAGTTACCTAATGTTCAAGAAAATAATTTTACATTATCTAATTTAGCAAATGTGGAAGCAAAAGAAATTAATATTATCTTTGAAAATTGTACTCAAGAACTTAATAATATTAAATTAAGAGTTCAAAACCAAGGAAAGAGCACATTAGAAAACACTGTCATATCTAAAGATAATGGTAGTAATGTGTCCGTTGCTATTTTAGATACAACTGGAAGCGAGATAGATTTAGCACAGGAAAATAACACACAATTTAAAGCAAAAATTGATCAAGTAACACATATGGCAAGTTATAAATTTTACGCAAATTATAAAAAGCCAGATAATATAGATGCAACTCCTGGAAAAGTAATAACCAGCTTAAATTTCGATGTTATTTATTCTGATGTTGCCGATCAAGGTTAA
- a CDS encoding fimbrial subunit produces MKKITQLIIMLLLTSFSLPSTASRGDHEIPLSCDIDYIYENISDRLSINENDFSSHEAGTLANIDNHIIIIIIKDCSKTHGEVRLKIENSSIDTNTGYLKNMITGDNASTNIAFQLLYNDEETPINLNEKNEFVEELIDGEAEFYFLANYVKKDDLPPKPGYIQSNIQFITK; encoded by the coding sequence ATGAAAAAAATCACTCAGTTAATCATTATGTTACTACTTACATCTTTTTCATTACCATCAACAGCTAGCCGTGGTGATCATGAAATTCCTTTAAGTTGTGATATTGATTATATCTATGAAAATATTAGTGATAGGCTTTCTATTAATGAAAATGATTTTTCATCACATGAAGCAGGAACATTAGCAAATATAGACAATCATATTATCATTATTATTATAAAAGATTGTTCTAAAACTCATGGTGAAGTTCGTTTGAAAATTGAAAATTCGAGCATTGATACTAATACTGGTTATTTAAAAAATATGATTACTGGCGATAATGCAAGCACTAATATTGCATTTCAATTATTGTACAATGATGAGGAAACCCCCATAAACCTTAATGAAAAAAATGAGTTTGTTGAAGAACTTATTGATGGAGAAGCAGAGTTTTATTTTTTAGCTAATTATGTAAAAAAAGATGACTTACCCCCTAAGCCTGGTTATATACAATCAAACATTCAGTTTATTACAAAATAA
- the ydgH_1 gene encoding Protein of uncharacterised function (DUF1471) has product MPDGTEIQEVNKAAAALMDPFDTITFSGYFVNSPEISYQVAKRAAAKGAKYYHITNEWQSDGGTVTITADLFK; this is encoded by the coding sequence TTGCCTGATGGTACTGAAATTCAAGAAGTTAACAAAGCAGCTGCTGCATTAATGGATCCTTTTGATACCATTACATTTAGTGGATACTTTGTAAACTCACCAGAAATTTCTTATCAGGTTGCAAAGCGTGCTGCAGCAAAAGGCGCCAAGTATTACCATATTACAAATGAATGGCAAAGTGATGGTGGTACCGTCACGATTACAGCCGACCTCTTCAAGTAA
- the acpD gene encoding acyl carrier protein phosphodiesterase, giving the protein MKKILVLKSSILESYSHSNKMADYLIENWQNNYKDDVITVRDLAKNTVPTLDQATLFAFGQETEMLSDEQKVARALSDELISELKSHDMIIITAPMYNFSIPAQLKHYIDYIARAGETFKYTEAGSVGLLENKQAIVLTSRGGVHKDQPSDLIVPFLKQFLAFIGIHDVQFIMAEGTAFGEEYTQQAHLQAQKEIDAVINTRSITVK; this is encoded by the coding sequence ATGAAAAAGATCCTTGTACTAAAATCCAGCATTTTAGAAAGCTACTCACACAGTAATAAAATGGCCGATTATTTGATTGAAAATTGGCAGAACAACTATAAAGATGATGTTATTACTGTACGTGACCTCGCTAAAAATACCGTACCAACTTTGGACCAGGCTACCCTATTTGCTTTTGGACAAGAAACAGAAATGCTCTCTGATGAACAAAAAGTAGCCAGAGCATTATCAGATGAATTAATTAGTGAATTAAAATCGCATGATATGATTATTATTACTGCACCAATGTATAACTTCTCAATTCCAGCACAGTTAAAACATTACATTGATTATATCGCTCGTGCGGGTGAAACATTTAAATATACCGAAGCCGGCTCTGTAGGCTTACTTGAAAATAAACAAGCTATTGTATTAACTAGTCGTGGTGGTGTTCATAAAGATCAACCTTCTGATCTTATCGTTCCTTTTCTAAAACAATTTTTAGCATTTATTGGCATTCACGACGTACAATTTATTATGGCTGAAGGTACAGCTTTTGGTGAAGAATACACACAGCAAGCTCACCTGCAAGCACAAAAAGAAATTGATGCTGTTATTAATACAAGAAGCATTACTGTAAAATAG
- the focC_7 gene encoding fimbrial chaperone codes for MIKKIKVTILSIFTIFPIYGYSAIEINKNRFIFIESQNQEVIEIKNKTDNNYFIQSWISHYNENNDDELPFIITPPLFKIEKDENYSLKIFRLSEIEKKDRETLYRINIKRIPLLSNSDGNENLLHISMNSVYNLIYRPISIEKNAKTSYEKIEFLKNKNNELIINNPTPYFITLLKISLNEVLLNNKSKTIPPFTKHNTRNVIKESGLIKWKTIDQFGVEINATEKAIINED; via the coding sequence ATGATCAAAAAAATAAAAGTCACCATTTTATCCATATTTACTATTTTTCCTATTTATGGTTATTCAGCAATAGAAATAAATAAGAATAGATTTATTTTTATTGAAAGTCAAAATCAAGAAGTCATTGAAATAAAAAACAAAACAGATAATAACTATTTTATACAAAGCTGGATTTCACATTACAATGAAAATAATGATGATGAATTACCTTTTATCATCACTCCACCACTCTTTAAAATAGAAAAAGACGAAAATTATTCTTTGAAAATATTTAGATTAAGTGAAATAGAAAAAAAAGATAGAGAAACATTGTATAGAATAAACATTAAAAGAATACCTTTGCTATCTAATTCAGATGGAAACGAAAATTTATTACACATATCAATGAACTCTGTTTATAACTTAATATATAGACCTATATCAATAGAGAAAAATGCCAAAACTTCTTATGAAAAGATTGAGTTTTTAAAAAACAAAAACAATGAGTTGATTATAAATAACCCAACACCTTATTTTATCACCTTACTTAAAATTAGTTTAAATGAAGTTTTATTGAATAATAAAAGTAAAACAATTCCGCCTTTTACAAAACATAATACAAGAAATGTAATTAAAGAAAGTGGATTGATTAAATGGAAAACGATTGATCAATTTGGCGTAGAAATCAATGCGACAGAGAAGGCCATAATTAATGAAGATTAA
- the ydgI gene encoding arginine/ornithine antiporter, which yields MNKKLGLISLTALVLSSMVGAGVFSLPQNMAEVASPAALIIGWVITGIGILFLATSLLLLSRLRPDLDGGIFTYAKEGFGEFIGFCSAWGYWVCAVVANVSYLVIVFAAFSFFTDPPENVIFGDGNTWQALIGESILLWVVHFLILRGVQTAASINLMATMAKLIPLGLFVIVALLAFNMDIFTLDFQGINMGVPVWDQVKNTMLITLWVFIGIEGAVVVSARAKNRQDVGLATVLAVVIALIIYILVTLLSQGLVSQAELATMKNPSMAPLLVQLIGSMGEIIIATGLILSVCGAYLSWTIMAAEVPYIAALHHSFPKQLGKQNKNDAPSSSLWFTNLAVQFSLVLIWLTGSNYNTLLTIASEMILVPYFLVGAFLFKVAIARSSRALLLIAIPASLYGLWLLYASGVINLLLSVVLYAPGILMFLYTRKQYKNNTPLLLGEKIMLILVLFGAIPALGYLALY from the coding sequence TTGAATAAGAAACTTGGCTTAATATCACTCACCGCGTTAGTGTTAAGCTCAATGGTTGGTGCTGGTGTATTCAGTTTGCCTCAAAATATGGCTGAAGTTGCTAGCCCTGCCGCATTGATTATTGGTTGGGTTATAACCGGTATTGGGATCCTCTTTCTTGCCACGTCTTTATTACTTCTCTCTCGTCTTCGCCCTGATCTTGATGGTGGTATTTTTACTTACGCTAAAGAAGGATTTGGTGAGTTTATTGGTTTTTGCTCTGCATGGGGTTATTGGGTCTGCGCGGTTGTCGCTAACGTTTCTTATCTTGTTATTGTTTTTGCTGCCTTCAGTTTTTTTACGGATCCCCCTGAAAATGTCATTTTTGGTGATGGTAATACTTGGCAGGCCTTAATAGGAGAATCCATATTACTTTGGGTTGTTCACTTTCTTATCTTACGTGGTGTACAAACAGCCGCCAGTATTAATTTAATGGCAACAATGGCAAAACTTATTCCGTTAGGATTATTCGTTATTGTCGCTTTATTAGCTTTCAATATGGATATATTTACCCTTGATTTTCAAGGCATAAATATGGGCGTTCCTGTTTGGGACCAAGTTAAAAATACAATGCTGATTACGCTATGGGTATTTATTGGTATTGAAGGTGCCGTTGTCGTTTCTGCCAGAGCTAAAAATCGACAAGATGTTGGTTTAGCCACCGTACTAGCTGTTGTGATTGCTCTCATTATTTATATTCTTGTGACACTTTTATCACAAGGTTTAGTCAGCCAAGCTGAATTAGCCACAATGAAAAACCCGTCAATGGCTCCTTTGCTTGTACAGCTTATTGGTAGTATGGGTGAAATAATTATTGCTACAGGTCTTATTTTATCTGTTTGTGGCGCATATTTAAGCTGGACAATTATGGCAGCAGAAGTTCCCTATATCGCAGCATTGCATCATTCATTCCCTAAACAGCTCGGTAAGCAAAATAAAAATGACGCACCTTCATCTTCTTTATGGTTTACCAACTTAGCGGTTCAATTCTCTTTAGTCTTAATCTGGTTAACAGGAAGTAACTACAACACATTGCTGACTATCGCCTCAGAGATGATCCTTGTACCTTACTTCTTAGTAGGCGCATTTCTATTTAAAGTTGCCATTGCACGTAGTAGCCGTGCTCTATTACTGATAGCCATACCCGCAAGTTTATATGGTTTATGGTTACTTTATGCATCTGGTGTTATTAACTTATTGTTATCCGTTGTACTTTATGCGCCTGGTATCTTAATGTTTTTATATACACGCAAACAATATAAAAACAATACCCCCTTACTTTTAGGCGAAAAGATCATGCTGATACTTGTGTTATTTGGTGCTATTCCCGCATTAGGTTACTTAGCTCTTTACTAA
- a CDS encoding outer membrane fimbrial usher protein, producing MKIKFKKKEITFFILMIIFNKDTVAQNNFLSLYSYSLFNISDDTIKLLLENKKPEGFYHSIIHINNRKKTAKLLYFKNIDNKLTPYFSIDDFISLGIDSDFYKIDKKNKGSILLSDLSIDFKYHFSNQKLNLIIPQKSINKDN from the coding sequence ATGAAGATTAAATTTAAAAAAAAAGAGATCACTTTTTTTATTTTAATGATTATTTTCAATAAAGATACTGTCGCACAAAATAATTTTCTATCTCTTTATTCTTATTCACTTTTTAACATTAGTGATGATACGATTAAACTGCTTCTTGAAAATAAAAAACCTGAAGGTTTTTATCACTCTATCATTCATATAAATAATAGAAAAAAAACAGCAAAACTTCTTTATTTTAAAAATATAGATAATAAATTAACACCTTATTTTTCTATCGATGATTTTATTTCTCTTGGCATTGATTCAGATTTTTATAAAATTGACAAAAAGAATAAAGGCTCAATACTTTTAAGTGATCTTTCAATCGACTTTAAATATCATTTCTCTAATCAGAAGTTAAATTTAATTATTCCACAAAAAAGCATTAATAAAGACAACTGA
- the ydgH_2 gene encoding Protein of uncharacterised function (DUF1471): MKLKTSVIAAAMLSLTNITVAQAAQELTPEQAAALKPFERITVIGRFNAIYEAADAVSRRADKVGADSFYIQGLDDISDSGNMTVTADLYHKDAPKAEEESYRVFHGVTELPKPEAILLQPFDTVSIRGYFPTTLILTMQLQKQRLKKVQHHSLLYVTYRQMMVVTKKSQLISTKKMHLNVLFKHQKPLFLTILMPVAHLLQKAEPLPIKLRNQVLHQTLILIEV, encoded by the coding sequence ATGAAGCTGAAAACCTCAGTCATCGCAGCAGCGATGTTGTCTTTAACTAATATCACTGTTGCGCAGGCTGCTCAGGAACTGACTCCAGAACAAGCTGCAGCACTAAAACCATTTGAAAGAATTACAGTTATCGGTCGTTTTAACGCGATTTATGAAGCCGCAGATGCGGTATCACGTCGTGCTGATAAAGTCGGTGCTGATAGTTTCTATATTCAAGGTCTTGATGATATCAGTGATAGTGGCAATATGACTGTTACTGCTGACCTATACCATAAAGATGCACCAAAAGCAGAAGAAGAAAGCTATCGTGTTTTTCATGGCGTAACTGAATTACCAAAACCTGAAGCAATTCTGTTACAACCATTTGATACTGTTTCTATCCGTGGTTACTTCCCTACAACCCTGATATTAACGATGCAATTGCAAAAGCAGCGGCTAAAAAAGGTGCAGCATCATTCTTTATTGTACGTAACGTATCGACAAATGATGGTGGTAACCAAGAAGTCACAGCTTATATCTACAAAAAAGATGCACCTAAACGTGCTATTCAAGCACCAGAAGCCGTTGTTCCTTACGATTCTGATGCCGGTCGCGCACTTATTGCAGAAGGCGGAGCCGCTGCCAATAAAGTTGAGAAACCAGGTCTTGCATCAAACACTGATTTTGATAGAAGTGTAG
- the caf1A gene encoding outer membrane fimbrial usher protein gives MGAWRVRGQSRFDWTKDRYQSKLSSIYAYRQINSFSSIFYGGNFSPTTRILPTDKIIGFQLISNNLISSNTLYANKPIIEGMADTEAQVVIRQGDKVIYETTVPPGPFIINSLPVLRSGKLTLEIKEEDGRIKTSTHYFTSLPNQLNKGSYQYNLIAGTLPNNNHKENSTFLLSEFSYGLSQKITSYSAIKKRDNHMNYLSGLSLDLGILGGLATDLSYENSKNKLKYQFLYQKSMLKTQIYFTSKISFYHYLDNFQKNDGVKRNYSFSLSKNFSNLGYLSFQYQEKIYRKISKDFGLSTSLSSSINKINYNLKYDFKKNKSIFDHSFSLNLHIPLGNNSDHNHWFNNQTNYQGNKKHYINTTNIGGSLLNHNLGYSLNYQHTYDEKRKFNQFSTNARYQNNYQSYTFNANKMEDNYNYNISINGGIVLHSNGITLTPRLGRTFALINTQGISGIKTSLSSKMETDFFGNLVLNNITPYRINNIKLNATTLPQKAETEVL, from the coding sequence ATGGGAGCTTGGCGTGTACGTGGTCAAAGTAGATTTGATTGGACGAAAGATCGTTATCAATCTAAGCTTTCATCAATATATGCATATCGACAAATTAATTCTTTTTCTTCTATTTTTTATGGTGGTAATTTTTCACCTACAACACGAATATTACCAACTGATAAAATAATTGGCTTTCAATTAATATCCAATAATTTAATTTCAAGTAATACTCTTTATGCTAACAAACCGATTATAGAAGGAATGGCTGATACTGAAGCTCAAGTAGTGATCAGACAAGGTGACAAAGTTATTTATGAAACCACCGTTCCTCCGGGTCCATTTATTATAAATTCATTACCTGTTTTAAGAAGTGGAAAACTAACGTTAGAAATAAAAGAAGAGGATGGCAGAATCAAAACCTCAACCCATTATTTTACATCACTTCCTAATCAGCTAAATAAAGGTAGCTATCAATATAATTTAATTGCTGGTACATTACCCAATAATAACCATAAAGAAAATTCTACTTTCCTTTTAAGTGAGTTTTCCTATGGCCTTAGCCAAAAAATCACCTCATATAGCGCAATAAAAAAACGAGATAACCATATGAATTACCTATCTGGACTATCTCTTGATTTAGGTATATTGGGTGGTTTAGCAACAGACTTAAGTTATGAAAATAGTAAAAATAAATTAAAATATCAATTTCTTTATCAAAAAAGTATGCTTAAAACGCAAATCTATTTTACTTCTAAAATATCTTTTTATCATTATTTAGATAATTTTCAAAAAAACGATGGAGTTAAAAGAAATTATTCATTTTCTTTATCAAAAAACTTTAGTAACTTGGGTTATCTTTCTTTTCAGTATCAAGAAAAAATATATAGAAAAATATCTAAAGATTTTGGGTTAAGTACTTCTCTTTCATCTTCAATAAATAAAATAAACTATAACCTTAAATATGATTTTAAAAAAAATAAATCTATTTTTGATCATTCATTCTCACTTAATCTCCATATACCATTGGGAAATAATAGTGACCATAATCATTGGTTTAATAATCAAACAAATTATCAAGGTAATAAAAAACATTATATCAATACTACCAACATCGGAGGCAGTCTGCTTAATCATAATTTAGGATATTCATTAAATTATCAACACACGTATGATGAGAAAAGAAAATTTAACCAATTTTCCACTAATGCCCGTTATCAAAACAACTATCAATCTTACACATTTAATGCAAACAAAATGGAAGATAATTATAATTATAATATTTCTATTAATGGAGGAATTGTCCTTCATTCTAATGGCATTACTCTTACTCCTCGTTTAGGTAGAACATTTGCATTAATTAATACACAAGGAATATCTGGAATCAAAACGTCACTTTCATCAAAAATGGAAACTGATTTTTTTGGAAATCTAGTTTTAAATAATATTACACCTTATCGAATAAATAACATTAAATTAAATGCAACGACATTACCCCAAAAAGCAGAAACAGAAGTTTTATAG